Genomic window (Saccharomyces cerevisiae S288C chromosome X, complete sequence):
CTAGGATTTAGTACTAAGGATCCTGCAATAACGTTCGAGTCGCCGCTGAAGATTTTCGTTAGCGAACTACAAACAATATCGGCATACGGTAATACATCTATATTGACAAAGCCACCCACAGTTTCATCGACCACTATGTAAAATGAATACAAGTCTGATAGCCTTTTCAGTTCTTGTAAATCTCCCATTTTCAACAGTGGGTTCGATGGAGCTTCTATAAATACCGCCAGTATTTGCTCACCAGAatgtaaaatatttttcagaGCGTTCATTGACGTTGAATCTCCCTGTCCCAAGAAATGTGTGTGATTGAACTTCCGAAGAATGCTCAGAGTATCTGTATATGGGAATCCAAACATGACGGTCTTCTTGAACGGAGGTCCATATCCAATCAACTTATCTTGTCTACTAGAAGACCTTGATAAGCGCTTGGCATCGAAGTTTAAAAGCAGCCTGTGGGCAGTGAAAATGGACGCCATTCCACTTGGAAATAAGTAAACATCCGTATTAGGGTTGACATGAAACTTCAAGTCATCGGTAGCTgtgttttcaaaagtaCTGTTTGAGCCACTTTCTCCCATAGAAGTAATTGTTTCGGCAGGTATGTCCGAATTCAACTGATCATCATCCAGAGCCTCTCCACTGCCAACATTGAATGGACCGTTGCTCTCGTTATAGTGTTCAAAAGAGAATAGGTCCGATAGACCTTCAGagtcaattttttcaacaacTTTTGTGGCAATCCTCTTTCGTATTAGATATTTGGCTTTATCAGCagcaagaaaatttaaatttctCCCAAATCTCGTTTCTATATATTCTTCGTTCACTCTGTTTTCATCTTCGGtcataaattttttaccGTTATCCACTGTTTCCATCTTCTTAAGATTATCCTTGACTTGTAATTCATGTAAAATATACTCCGCCATTCTGCTAGATACAATCTCACCAGAATGTTGCCAATACTGCTTCATCACGGGGAATATTTCCTGGTCTACAAACACCACCGTGATTTTACATTCCCTTCTCCAGAGCTTTTCCTCTTGGTTCATAGGTTTAGGTGTACATAGTTGTAAGATGCGTACTTTGGTAGAAAGACCCGTTTTCACTTTGATAAACTCTCTGCACCTATTGGCAACCTTGTAAGAGGGGAAGCAAAGACAAGCTTCATCTTCCATGGAGTACTTAGCGGATAAAATTTCacataatttctttattgacTTGTGTATGAAAAATCTTGGATATCCGGTAGTAAGCGAGTTAATTATACTGCTTTCACCCTCTTCATAGCCTACTGTAGCTTCCCATGTGGGCAAACACACGGAAACAGCATGTTTTGTGTTGGGCGGAATAGATTCACCAATGGTTCTAgatatcattttttcttctgttcCTCTTCTCTCTCTTGTTTATGTAGGTCCCGAATCGGCACATGAGCGTCATTCTACTATCGTTATATATATgggtatatatatatatatatatccaAAATATATGACTAATTTTTAGACCGAGATATTGTGAAGTGCAGAGGCGCTATCatgatttttgttttttacATCCACGCATGAAGATAAGTCATATTTACTAGGTTTGAAGGGTTTTACCTGAACAACACTGGCAATCATTGAAGTTAATTGAGTTCTTAAACCGCAAGATATTTTAATATGAATACTGCTATTTTTAAATAAGACTGTAGCAAAATGTGGGGTTAAACTTTTACAAATTCACTTTGGTTGTAACGCATTTTCTGTGGAAGAGCAATTATTTGGAATTTTCAGTTTCGCCAAACGAAAGAATGAAAGAAATGTGCTTTGCCAAGAAACGAAAGACGACAGAAAAAGGTAgtaaaagaggaaaaggttaaacattgaaaaaggatTCTATGAAGAACTCTGTCGGTATTTCAATTGCAACCATTGTTGCTATCATAGCAGCTATATACTATGTGCCATGGTACGAACACTTTGAGAGAAAGTCACCGGGGGCCGGAGAAATGAGAGATCGGATTGAAAGCATGTTCTTGGAATCGTGGAGAGACTATTCCAAGCATGGCTGGGGATACGATGTGTATGGACCTATTGAGCACACTTCCCATAATATGCCTCGTGGCAACCAGCCGTTAGGCTGGATTATCGTAGATTCAGTGGATACCTTGATGTTAATGTATAACTCCTCCACACTATACAAAAGTGAGTTCGAGGCAGAAATTCAGAGATCGGAGCATTGGATAAACGATGTTTtggattttgatattgatgcCGAAGTGAATGTTTTTGAAACTACTATTAGAATGCTAGGTGGTTTATTATCCGCATATCATCTATCTGATGTTTTAGAAGTAGGTAATAAGACTGTCTACTTGAACAAAGCAATAGATTTGGGGGATAGGCTTGCTTTGGCGTTCTTATCCACTCAGACCGGAATTCCATACTCAAGTATAAACCTTCATAGTGGCCAAGCGGTTAAGAACCATGCAGATGGGGGGGCATCTTCTACCGCAGAATTCACTACGCTACAAATGGAATTCAAATATCTGGCGTATTTGACAGGAAATCGTACTTATTGGGAGCTGGTGGAGCGTGTTTACGAGCCATTATACAAAAATAACGATCTTCTAAATACCTACGATGGATTGGTTCCAATTTATACATTTCCAGATACTGGGAAGTTTGGTGCTTCGACTATCCGGTTCGGATCAAGAGGTGATTCTTTTTATGAGTATTTACTAAAACAATATTTATTGACGCACGAAACACTTTATTATGATCTGTACAGAAAATCCATGGAAGGTATGAAAAAGCATTTATTAGCACAATCCAAACCCTCTTCTCTGTGGTACATTGGGGAAAGAGAACAAGGTCTACATGGACAACTTTCTCCTAAGATGGACCACCTCGTGTGCTTTATGGGGGGATTGTTAGCATCAGGCTCTACTGAGGGCCTTTCTATTCATGAAGCCCGAAGACGTCCgtttttctctctttcccttgaaagaaaaagtgaCTGGGATTTGGCTAAAGGGATAACTGACACATGTTATCAAATGTACAAGCAGTCTTCCTCGGGGCTTGCGCCTGAAATCGTTGTCTTCAATGATGGAAACATAAAACAGGATGGTTGGTGGCGGTCGTCTGTgggtgatttttttgttaaacCACTCGATAGGCACAACCTACAAAGACCAGAAACGGTGGAATCGATTATGTTCATGTATCATTTATCTCATGATCACAAATATCGTGAATGGGGGGCGGAAATCGCAACTAgcttctttgaaaatacCTGTGTTGATTGTAATGACCCAAAATTAAGGCGGTTCACCAGTTTAAGTGATTGTATCACGTTACCTACAAAGAAATCTAACAATATGGAAAGTTTCTGGTTGGCAGAGACTTTAAagtatttatatatattgtttttaGACGAGTTTGATTTGACCAAAGTTGTTTTCAACACAGAAGCTCATCCTTTTCCAGTATTAGACGAAGAAATATTAAAATCGCAGTCTCTGACCACAGGTTGGTCGTTGTAGGTTAGTGTGCTATATAGTGGCCAGATTCGCCTTTTAAAATTCACTATGCGGTGTGATGATGTGctataccattttttccATGTTtaggaaaatgaaaaatttgcaatGCTTACTTCAGCAAAAAAGTATATTTGAATCAATAttcatttatatatttcaGCATAATCAATCATTTTTCGTCTGGATATTTGACacaattttgattttgacgAAGACATTTTATTCTCGATGGATATTACAGAATTGTTACAGTGCTTTGCCTGTACTTTGGACCATAACGCTGCCGTAAGAACTAATGCAGAAACACATCTTAAAAATGCAAGTAAAGTACCGGGATTCTTAGGCGCATGCCTGGATATCATTGCTGCTGATGAAGTACCAGAAAACATCAAATTATCAGCTTCCTTATATTTCAAGAATAAGATTACATACGGATGGTCTGCTGGTGCAAGACAGGGTTCAAATGAATTATTAGATTCACATGTTGATCCGGATGAAAAACCAGTAGTAAAAGATATGTTAATTAAAACAATGGTCAGTGTGTCCAAGACCTCCCCGCGTTGTATCAGAGTGCTAAAATCTGCCCTTACTGTAATTATTTCAGAAGATTACCCTAGCAAAAAATGGGGCAATTTGTTACCAAATTCCTTAGAATTACTCGCAAATGAAGACATCACAGTAACATATGTCGGACTTCTGTGTCTTGCTGAGATTTTTAGGACCTATAGGTGGAAGAATAATGATGAAAGACAGGACTTAGAAGAGTTGATTTTAAATTATTTCCCTGCTTTATTAAACTATGGCGCAAATGTCCTTTTCCAAGATGGTAAATATATGAATAACGAGCAAATTGGCGAATTGGTAAAATTAATCATTAAAATTTATAAGTTCGTTTCATACCATGACCTACCATTTACATTACAACGCTCAGAATCGTTTACCCCATGGGCATGTTTTTTTGTCAGCATCATTCAGCAGCCATTGCCTCAGGAAGTTTTGGCTATATCAGATATTGAGGTCAGAAGTAAAAATCCATGGGTCAAATGTAAGAAATGGGCTCTTGCAAACCTTTATAGACTTTTCCAGAGATACGCATCAACGTCATTAACAAGGAAGTTTCAGTACGATGAGTTTAAACAGATGTACTGTGAAGAGTTTTTGACTCAGTTTTTGCAAGTCGTCTTCGATCAAATCGAGAAATGGGGAACTGGACAGTTGTGGTTAAGTGACGAATGCTTATACTACATATTGAACTTTGTTGAGCAGTGTGTTGTGCAGAAAACAACTTGGAAACTTGTTGGGCCCCACTACAATGTAATACTTCAACATGTCATTTTCCCACTACTAAAGCCCACTGCAGAGACTTTGGAGGCCTTTGACAATGACCCTCAAGAATATATCAACCGGAATATGGACTTTTGGGATGTCGGCTATTCCCCAGATCTTGCCGCACTGGCTTTGCTAACGACATGCGTGACGAAACGCGGTAAAACGACCTTACAACCGACCTTAGAATTTATGGTCTCAACCTTACAAAGTGCCGTTGGTGATTACAACAATATTATGTTGGATAATGCCTTGCAAATTGAGTCCTGTTTGAGAATATTCTCCAGCATTATTGACCGTTTGATAACTAAAGATTCTCCATTTGCCAGTGAGATGGAAAAGTTTATATTGACATACgttttacctttttttaaGTCTCAGTATGGGTTTCTGCAAAGTCGTGTTTGCGATATTTGTTCGAAGTTGGGTTCTATGGATTTCAAAGACCCGGTAATAACCTCTACTATCTACGAAGGTGTTATGAATTGTCTGAATAACTCTTCTAATTCTTTACCTGTAGAATTGACAGCTGCATTGGCATTGCAAACTTTTATCAGTGATGACCAGTTTAATATGAAGTTATCCGAACACGTTGTTCCTACTATGCAGAAATTACTAAGTTTGTCTAATGATTTTGAATCTGATGTCATTTCAGGCGTTATGCAAGATTTTGTGGAGCAGTTTGCTGAGCAATTACAACCTTTTGGTGTTGAATTAATGAACACTTTGGTCCAacagtttttgaaattagCTATTGATCTGCATGAAACATCCAATTTGGATCCAGATTCCTTCACGAACGTTGATAGCATACCCGATGAATCTGACAAGCAAATGGCGGCGCTAGGTATTTTGTCGACTACGATATCTATTCTGTTGTCTTTTGAGAATTCAcctgaaattttaaaaaactTGGAACAGTCATTTTATCCAGCTGCAGagtttattttgaaaaacgaCATCGAAGATTTCTATCGCGAATGTTGCGAATTTGTAGAGAACTCTACATTCCTACTAAGAGATATCACACCCATCAGctggaaaattttggaGCTGATTGGAGAATGTAATAGAAAACCAGATAGTATGGTATCTTATTATTTAAGTGATTTCATGCTAGCCTTAAATAATATCCTCATTTATGGAAGGAACgaattaaagaagaacGAGTTTTACACAAAAATCATATTCGAAATATATCAAAAGGCTGTTACTGCAGAAGATAATTCGTTAGACGATCTTAGAGTGGTTTTTGATTTATCCCAAGAGTTGGTTCTTGCATTAGATGACAGTTTACCTCAACAATACAGAGAGCGCCTACTGGCGGATGTTGTCGGCTCTATTCTAACGCAAAAGaatgaattgaaaactAATGTTGTATTTAGTGTGACTGCTTTTAATGTCGTAATCTCAAATATGATAACAGAGCCTTTGATCACGCTTCAGTACCTGAAACAGCAAGGTTGTCTTGaaatcttctttcaaaCGTGGATTACAGACTATATTCCGAATTATAAAAGGTGCTATGATATCAAATTATCAGTTCTTGCGTTATTAAAAATTATACTGAAGTTAGAAAGCAACGATTATTCAGTGTTGAACTTAGAAAATTTGGTTCCGCAATTAGGGAGTATTGTTACGCAGTTAGCTTCGAGGCTACCAACGGCGTTAAGGCAATTAGCTAACCAACGCAAGGAATTCTCATCATCCGGTTTTGAAGAGGATACTAAGTGggatgaaaattttcttgacGTTGGagacgatgatgaaaatgatgacgAGGGAGACCTTACTGAGAAATATCTGGAACTGATAAAAAATAGAGCCGATTCCTTGGACTTCGTAGATGGTTATGACGCAAAGGAAACTTTCGATGACCTAGAAGAGGACCCATTAACGGGGTCGATCCTGGACACAGTTGACGTATACAAGGTTTTCAAGGAGTCCATTGCGAACTTACAACATGTTGACAGCAATAGATATCAGGGAATCTTGAGACATCTGACCCCGGCTGATCAAGAACTATTCATGGGAATTATGAATGCCTAATTGAATTAAATGGCGATTGTATATTGAAACAAACACTGGATTACATAATTTAGATAGAAGAGAGAGGATATTATGCTCAAAGTTTGTTGCCTTTGCCTCGGCCAGTTGACTTTGATTTGATATcaagatcttttttttttatctggAGTCAATGCGATGAACCTAAAAAAATCACaagctttttttatctcTAAGCTGGGGAAAGAATCGTAGTTAAATcggaaagaaaaatatctgAGTTTTGTCAGTCTTTCTTTTGCATAGCCCATCCTTGTACTAGATTTCATAAACATTGATCACTTCAAAATATACTTGTACCAAGATGGCCGAAAATGAGAGAATGTACATCTCctataataatattcacAAGCTTTGTCAGGGAGTGGCTAAACATATCTTAGCTAGAAACGAAAGACCTGATATTATTATCGCCATCACTGGTGGTGGTATGATCCCCGCAAGAATTATTAGgtcctttttgaaaactaaAGGACAAAAGAATATTCCGATTCAGGCCATCGGCCTATCTTTGTATGAAGATTTAGGGTTGGATAATAGCGTCGAAACTATCGGCAAAGAGGTCATCAGAACACAATGGCTGGACTTCGGTGCTTTGAACCAACATTTCGATTCCTTAATTGGTAAAAAGGTCCTAATTGTGGATGAAGTTGACGATACTAGAACTACCCTCCACTATGCTGTTTCTGAGCTGGAAAAAGAGATTGCTGAACAACAAAAGGTTTTGAATAGAATGAGTGAGGAAACCGTTATTTCTATCTTTGTTCTACATAATAAGGACAAACCAAAGAGAGCTGGACTACCTGACTCCATGATGAATTCTGGACGTTACATTGCTGCGCAAACTGTCCCTGATAAGTGGTTGTGCTATCCATGGGACGCTGAAGATATCGAAGAACATACCATGCTCGCTAAGGCTCAAGGTCATGACTGATGACAAACAGTATGTTGCGATGGGGTTGCATGTATATAGATACATATAGTTATCATTGGTAATTATTTCATATTTAACCTAAATCTAAAGATAAGAGTGTATTTCTAGTTATCTCATTTTTCCTTGCATTTCTACCATTTGTTGAACTTGTTGATGCATCATCTCTTTTAAATCGGACACATCATTTTCTAATTCCTCCACTTGTTCAGTCTTTTCACCTAATAGTTGTAAGGAGGTTTCCAATTTACTTTGCATCTGCTCAACTCTTTTTAAGAGATCATCTTTCTGTTTATTTACCTCATTGAATTTATCGTTTTCTTCCAGAAGTCTTAAAATCTCATCATTTGCttttgtcttttctttcagtAAATTATCGTATAATTCCTTTGATGCTGATAATTCACCTTCCAATCTTTTTAACTCCGTACTTAACTTGTTCACCAGATGAGCGCTTATGTGGCCGTTAGAATTCGATAGCTGGACGCTAGCTCTTCTGTATGGTATTGATGTGTTGTTTAACGAGTTCATTGATTCCCCTTCCCTGATTGCTTGTAAAGCAGCGGCCTCTTCTGGAATATCGTCAATGCTGAAATCCACATTTTTTCTATCAAAATGTTGGCTTTCTTCGCTACATATGGTTTCGTGAGATTCATTGTAAATGGGTTTTAGAGACGGATCGCTTTCTAATTCGCCAAGTTTTGACATTGATAATGACAGCATAGAATTTTCTTGAGGTAAAGTCCATTCGTCTTCTATATTTCCCTCCATGGAGTTTAAACTATCTGTTAATTCTACAGGTATTTTATCTATAATTTTCTCATTGCTGTTTTCTTGATGTGGTTTTAGTTCGTTCTCTTTTTGTTCCAACTGAGACCTTTGAATTTCgtacttcttcttcagtagATTATAATCATCACTTATACTTTGCAATGATGACTTCAATGTCTCCGCCCGTCTCTCCAAGTCTTTCACTTCCAAAACTGCCTTCGAATgattctctttttctttttctaattgCTTACCTAATGTTTCAGATGAACGTAAGGCagtttgatatttttcttcaatatcatttttttctttcattgtAGATTCAAAGCGGTTTTCCAAGTTCACAATTTTAGTGTTCAAAGCGTATTCAATACTATCCCAGTTGGCCTTTGATGACTCAAGCTGTTCTTTGAGCCGATTGTATTGGAAAGATGCGtgttgtttttcttcataacTTTGTTGGTCATCGACAAAATCTCTATTTGATTTAGCGTCTAAATTTTGAGTAGAGCTATCTAATTCTATTCTTAGTTGTTCTAGTTTAGTCTCTAGAGTGGTAACTTGATCAACTGTTGCTTCTTGTAgtgctttcttttccgtTTGAAattcacttttttctttttcaagcAATGTTCTCATATTATCTAAAGATTGCTGTAAAATTGTTATCAaatcatctttttcttttatatttttctctaaTGTTTCAAGTGActctttttgtttatcTGCATCCTTTAATTTATTTGTAGCTTCAGCCAGTTGTCCTTGTATGTTGTGATACAATGATTGCAGCTCATTATAGTTTTCGACACTCTGAGCAGAACTATCGTTTAGTTCAGATACCTCATACTCTAAGTCTTTCACTTTTGTTCTTAAAGCTTTGATTTGATTTGATTGCCTCAGCTCAGTTTCCGCTAATTTAGCTCCTTCTTTTCTCAACTGATCTATCAAGTCGTCCTTCTCTTTaatcaatttgaaaaaactaGAATCCGTGGTTTCGATTTGTGATTTTCTGTTTAGTTCGTTAGTTAGGTCATCAATCTGTTTGTTTAATCTTAAATATTCAGGACTAATTTCTTTGACtaattcttcaacagtAAATTCAGTGTAATTTTTAGGTAGCCATGTAGGCAGTGATACCATAGTGTCGTCGAAGCAATCAGTCCTATTGTGATCGGGATGCACCACGTCATCGACAGCGATTGAATCTGCCTTACCTGTATCGCCTTCCACAGTGCTTTCTGATCGTACCGCAGGATCATCTATGTTTTCAGCATTGTCAATTGACACCACACCGGCAGCCGCATCATCAATGGATGTACGAGCACTTTCTTGTTCATTGTTTGACAGCACCACAGGCGATGGAGACGACAAATTTGACGTTGaccttttatttttctttcttcctttcttAGTTGCCAAGGAGAGTCTCTCTTCCAACGATAATTTTTTACTCATAGCAAAATTGGTATACCACTACCATACAACACTTTTTATATACTATTCTGGACTAAGGACCTTTTAACGACAGTCTATTAAAAGAGGAAGTCAAGAGCTTTTTGGTGAATAATCTACGGTTACTGCCAAATTATGATCTTCTAAATTTTGGCGCTTTATAACATCCTCACACCACTACGAAGCACACTTTGACTACGAAGTATTACTTAAGTTAGACTGGTCTCATTGAAATCTATTAGTTTGATGTATTTAGTCCCTGGATTTGTAGAGCCCTCAATTACTGTTATTATATTAGCCCTAAGTAATAATCTGTATATTGGTATCGTTTTAGATGAAAAATCGTTTAATGTCAGATTCAAATCATGCTCAATTAGTCTTTTCATTAACAGCATGACTTCGTTCGTTAAGCTATCTATTGattcatcattatcatccAAATTCGGTACTAGATAACCCTTGAGAAAGTCCGCCAGTGAGTCCCAAAGCTCTTTATTTCTGGCTTTTCGTGTTCTAATATGGGCGTGATCTTGCTTCTTACTGTCCATAATGGTCATTTGATGCTGCAGTTTTCGTAGCAGCTCTTTCAAGTCactattaatattattctGTAACAATAACATGGCCTTTTGATCAACTGATTGATCATTCATAAGCGAGAGCCATTCACTGGAACTTTGGGCTCtcaaagacaaaaaattcGATGTCAAACTGAAACCAATAGGATCAGCTCTCTCTGAGAAGAACATGGGTTTTCTTAATAACTCTGTAAAGACCTCAGAATTGACCGGTTTACCCTCTGTATCCAGAGATCTCTTCGTGATCTCATCGATGGCACCTTGAGCTTGCTTCAAGAAATATCGTTTGTTTCCGATCTGGTTCTCCAGGTTCTTTATGTAGACATCCAGGACATCCTTTTCAACATCCATGTTTCCTTTGTGAGACTTTCTGCCGTTTGCTCTTGTCCCTCTTTGTCGTCATATGCGTCTTGTTTGTTGTTACGCTGCATATCAAAGCGAACGGTTAGTTATTAACTAACGTAAAAATTGATGGAAACATTCATTTATATGAAAgtattgaagaagaggtaaaaaggaaaacaaatttaCAAACAACAAAGAATGTCTTCTCTATCAACGTCTGATTTGGCCTCCCTTGATGACACTtccaaaaaggaaattgcTACTTTCTTGGAGGGAGAGAACTCCAAACAAAAAGTCCAGATGTCAATCCATCAATTCACTAATATATGCTTCAAAAAATGTGTTGAGTCTGTCAATGATTCTAATTTAAGTTCGCAAGAAGAGCAATGTTTGTCTAACTGTGTGAATCGGTTTTTGGATACTAATATCAGGATTGTGAACGGGTTGCAAAACACCCGTTAATATGAAACCGATTTATCTCTCCGAGTCATTATTCTCTTTACCTTAATATATCTGTAAATAAGCaaatgaatattttaatatatGTCCAAGGTTTCTTTAAAAGGGATTCTTCAGCATAAAGGGCAAATAActctttttgtttatatacTGTCTagttatatatatatatatatgtatatgcATTTGTCTGTGTCTGTGTCTGTTTCCTATGAGAACTCAAAAAGTAACTGAAACCGCGGTTGCTTAGATAGAGTCGATAACTGTTCACCCATAGCGCAGTCACAATTCAGCAACCAGCTTATCGTTTCCTTACATTGTTGTAGTATTGATTCGTTCAACGCATCCTCTTGCGAACACTTATCGTATGTAACTAGaattaatgataaaatGTCGAATCTGTGAGCCACTATTCTTTCATTCGGGCAAACCTTTATGAGAGTACTTACCACTGAAagagtttttgaaataagttttggaaaagtTGTGTAAAAAGGATTTCGTACAATATATTCACctaaaacaaaaatcagCCTCTGGAGATGTACAACAGACCCTTCTCTTTGAAGTCTCAGTATGTTCATTGTGCATTCCAATGCGTATAACGTCAAATTTTCGTATGCAAGGCTAGCCCTAGGAATTATGTTTTGCAAGATTATCTCTGACATGAACTTTTCCAGGTGATATTGATACTTTGTGTAATTGTCCAAAAATTCTACTTTATATAACGACTGTATCGTTGGGAAAACGACCCGCCATATGGCTATTGTTTCATCAGCATTGTATGAGGGAGGGAGAAAATAGCACATATTGATT
Coding sequences:
- the STR2 gene encoding cystathionine gamma-synthase (Cystathionine gamma-synthase, converts cysteine into cystathionine; STR2 has a paralog, YML082W, that arose from the whole genome duplication) — protein: MISRTIGESIPPNTKHAVSVCLPTWEATVGYEEGESSIINSLTTGYPRFFIHKSIKKLCEILSAKYSMEDEACLCFPSYKVANRCREFIKVKTGLSTKVRILQLCTPKPMNQEEKLWRRECKITVVFVDQEIFPVMKQYWQHSGEIVSSRMAEYILHELQVKDNLKKMETVDNGKKFMTEDENRVNEEYIETRFGRNLNFLAADKAKYLIRKRIATKVVEKIDSEGLSDLFSFEHYNESNGPFNVGSGEALDDDQLNSDIPAETITSMGESGSNSTFENTATDDLKFHVNPNTDVYLFPSGMASIFTAHRLLLNFDAKRLSRSSSRQDKLIGYGPPFKKTVMFGFPYTDTLSILRKFNHTHFLGQGDSTSMNALKNILHSGEQILAVFIEAPSNPLLKMGDLQELKRLSDLYSFYIVVDETVGGFVNIDVLPYADIVCSSLTKIFSGDSNVIAGSLVLNPRGKIYEFARKFMKTEDGYEDCLWCEDALCLERNSRDFVERTIKVNTNTDILLKRVLLPQVGKLFKKIYYPSLTSEDTKRNYDSVMSTKDGGYGGLFSLTFFNIEEAKKFFNNLELCKGPSLGTNFTLACPYAIIAHYQELDEVAQYGVETNLVRVSVGLENSDVLCNVFQRAIEKALGE
- the MNS1 gene encoding mannosyl-oligosaccharide 1,2-alpha-mannosidase (Alpha-1,2-mannosidase; involved in ER-associated protein degradation (ERAD); catalyzes the removal of one mannose residue from a glycosylated protein, converting the modification from Man9GlcNAc to Man8GlcNAc; catalyzes the last step in glycoprotein maturation in the ER and is critical for ER protein degradation), which encodes MKNSVGISIATIVAIIAAIYYVPWYEHFERKSPGAGEMRDRIESMFLESWRDYSKHGWGYDVYGPIEHTSHNMPRGNQPLGWIIVDSVDTLMLMYNSSTLYKSEFEAEIQRSEHWINDVLDFDIDAEVNVFETTIRMLGGLLSAYHLSDVLEVGNKTVYLNKAIDLGDRLALAFLSTQTGIPYSSINLHSGQAVKNHADGGASSTAEFTTLQMEFKYLAYLTGNRTYWELVERVYEPLYKNNDLLNTYDGLVPIYTFPDTGKFGASTIRFGSRGDSFYEYLLKQYLLTHETLYYDLYRKSMEGMKKHLLAQSKPSSLWYIGEREQGLHGQLSPKMDHLVCFMGGLLASGSTEGLSIHEARRRPFFSLSLERKSDWDLAKGITDTCYQMYKQSSSGLAPEIVVFNDGNIKQDGWWRSSVGDFFVKPLDRHNLQRPETVESIMFMYHLSHDHKYREWGAEIATSFFENTCVDCNDPKLRRFTSLSDCITLPTKKSNNMESFWLAETLKYLYILFLDEFDLTKVVFNTEAHPFPVLDEEILKSQSLTTGWSL
- the NMD5 gene encoding Nmd5p (Karyopherin; a carrier protein involved in nuclear import of proteins; importin beta homolog), with translation MDITELLQCFACTLDHNAAVRTNAETHLKNASKVPGFLGACLDIIAADEVPENIKLSASLYFKNKITYGWSAGARQGSNELLDSHVDPDEKPVVKDMLIKTMVSVSKTSPRCIRVLKSALTVIISEDYPSKKWGNLLPNSLELLANEDITVTYVGLLCLAEIFRTYRWKNNDERQDLEELILNYFPALLNYGANVLFQDGKYMNNEQIGELVKLIIKIYKFVSYHDLPFTLQRSESFTPWACFFVSIIQQPLPQEVLAISDIEVRSKNPWVKCKKWALANLYRLFQRYASTSLTRKFQYDEFKQMYCEEFLTQFLQVVFDQIEKWGTGQLWLSDECLYYILNFVEQCVVQKTTWKLVGPHYNVILQHVIFPLLKPTAETLEAFDNDPQEYINRNMDFWDVGYSPDLAALALLTTCVTKRGKTTLQPTLEFMVSTLQSAVGDYNNIMLDNALQIESCLRIFSSIIDRLITKDSPFASEMEKFILTYVLPFFKSQYGFLQSRVCDICSKLGSMDFKDPVITSTIYEGVMNCLNNSSNSLPVELTAALALQTFISDDQFNMKLSEHVVPTMQKLLSLSNDFESDVISGVMQDFVEQFAEQLQPFGVELMNTLVQQFLKLAIDLHETSNLDPDSFTNVDSIPDESDKQMAALGILSTTISILLSFENSPEILKNLEQSFYPAAEFILKNDIEDFYRECCEFVENSTFLLRDITPISWKILELIGECNRKPDSMVSYYLSDFMLALNNILIYGRNELKKNEFYTKIIFEIYQKAVTAEDNSLDDLRVVFDLSQELVLALDDSLPQQYRERLLADVVGSILTQKNELKTNVVFSVTAFNVVISNMITEPLITLQYLKQQGCLEIFFQTWITDYIPNYKRCYDIKLSVLALLKIILKLESNDYSVLNLENLVPQLGSIVTQLASRLPTALRQLANQRKEFSSSGFEEDTKWDENFLDVGDDDENDDEGDLTEKYLELIKNRADSLDFVDGYDAKETFDDLEEDPLTGSILDTVDVYKVFKESIANLQHVDSNRYQGILRHLTPADQELFMGIMNA
- the XPT1 gene encoding xanthine phosphoribosyltransferase (Xanthine-guanine phosphoribosyl transferase; required for xanthine utilization and for optimal utilization of guanine); translation: MAENERMYISYNNIHKLCQGVAKHILARNERPDIIIAITGGGMIPARIIRSFLKTKGQKNIPIQAIGLSLYEDLGLDNSVETIGKEVIRTQWLDFGALNQHFDSLIGKKVLIVDEVDDTRTTLHYAVSELEKEIAEQQKVLNRMSEETVISIFVLHNKDKPKRAGLPDSMMNSGRYIAAQTVPDKWLCYPWDAEDIEEHTMLAKAQGHD